The genomic region gaatcagtGCTATCAGAattccgttccagttttcaaaatgccaaaacctttgtcaaaatctcccagggcatgaaggacagaggccataacagggacccaaagcagtgccgcgtgaaacttaaggagctgaggcaagcctaccagaaaaccagagaggcaaacggccgctccgggtcagagccccaaacatgccgcttctatgatgagctgcatgccattttagggggttcagccaccactaccccagccgtgttgtttgactccttcaatggaaatggaggcaacatggaaacaggttttggggacgaagaagatgatgatgaggaggttgtagatagctcagagcaagcaagcggagaaaccggttttcgcgacagccaggaactgtttctcactctggacctggagccagtaccccccgaacccacccaaggctgcctcctggacccagcaggcggagaagggacctccggtgagtgtaccttttaaaatactatacatggtttaaaagcaagcatgtgaaaggattaatttgccctggcattcgcggctctcctggatgtactcccaaagcctttgcaaaaggtttctggggagggcagccttattgcgtcctccatggacACTTTaccactttaccactccaggacactttaccacaccaggccagtagcacgtactcgggaatcattgtagaacaaagcattgcagtgtatgtttgctggcgttcaaacaacatccattctttatctctctgtgttatcctcaggagagtgagatatcagtCATGGTCACATAGTTGAAATAggctgcttttcttcaggggacactcagaggtgcccattcctgctgggctctttgcctgtggctgaacagaaatgttccccgctgttagccatggggaggggggagggttgagggggtagccacgcggtggggggaggcaaaatgcgaccttgtaatgaaagcacatgtgctatgtatgtaatgttaacagcaaggtttaccctgaaagaccgTAGcctctgttttataaaatgtgtctttttaaataccgctgtccctgcttttttcctcctccatgtgtttcaatgatcacaggatcttctccttcccagaggctagtgaatattagaaagaaagaaaaaatgcactcgtgatgaaatgttctccgagctcatgctgtcgtcccacactgacagagcacagacgaatgcgtggaggcaaataatgtcagagtgcaggaaagcacagaatgaccgggaggagaggtggcgggctgaagagagtaagtggcggggtgaagagagta from Natator depressus isolate rNatDep1 chromosome 13, rNatDep2.hap1, whole genome shotgun sequence harbors:
- the LOC141997807 gene encoding zinc finger and SCAN domain-containing protein 32-like — translated: MKDRGHNRDPKQCRVKLKELRQAYQKTREANGRSGSEPQTCRFYDELHAILGGSATTTPAVLFDSFNGNGGNMETGFGDEEDDDEEVVDSSEQASGETGFRDSQELFLTLDLEPVPPEPTQGCLLDPAGGEGTSGSSPSQRLVNIRKKEKMHS